One window of the Devosia sp. 2618 genome contains the following:
- a CDS encoding methyltransferase yields the protein MSLDQPIAFVKHQSVTRDAFLGGRLTLSQPSHGFRAGLDSVLLGAAVSLGSKKLLDLGCGVGTAAFVAMTHNASLLGTLADQNEDATALARSNADENGLGDRTTVLLANVTGKGADRHAAGLADNAFDSVIANPPFFTDGTLAADPGRAGARHLDATSLDLWIKTAAGTASAGGEIIFVYPAQSLAPLLSGFTQRFGNVTVLPLTPRPGEPASRILIRGIKGSRAPLTLLASRALHEAAGRDFAPEFDAIFRGTARLVW from the coding sequence TTACGCGCGACGCCTTTTTGGGTGGTCGGCTGACTCTGTCGCAGCCTAGTCACGGCTTTCGGGCCGGGCTTGATAGCGTTTTGCTGGGCGCTGCGGTGTCGCTCGGCAGCAAAAAACTGCTCGATCTGGGCTGCGGCGTCGGCACCGCCGCATTCGTTGCGATGACGCACAACGCTTCGCTTTTAGGCACGCTCGCCGACCAGAACGAGGACGCGACAGCGCTGGCGCGTAGCAATGCCGACGAAAACGGCCTCGGCGACCGAACTACAGTCCTCCTCGCCAATGTCACCGGGAAAGGCGCGGACCGTCACGCGGCCGGGCTCGCTGACAACGCCTTCGACAGCGTCATCGCCAATCCGCCATTCTTTACTGATGGCACGCTTGCCGCCGATCCGGGCCGGGCAGGGGCCCGCCATCTCGATGCGACATCGCTCGATCTGTGGATCAAGACCGCTGCGGGCACCGCCAGCGCGGGGGGCGAAATCATCTTTGTCTATCCAGCCCAAAGCCTTGCGCCGCTGCTCTCCGGTTTCACCCAGCGCTTTGGCAATGTCACCGTCCTGCCGCTCACACCACGTCCGGGCGAGCCCGCCAGCCGCATACTGATCCGGGGCATCAAGGGCTCTCGCGCGCCATTAACGCTGTTGGCCAGCCGCGCCTTGCACGAGGCGGCGGGGCGCGATTTTGCGCCCGAGTTTGACGCAATCTTTCGTGGGACGGCCCGCCTCGTCTGGTAA